One window of the Chryseobacterium camelliae genome contains the following:
- a CDS encoding TonB-dependent siderophore receptor yields MESKTFTRLLIFGAMNTAAFMFAQNTANDTITRDKAIDEVVITGNANPKASIKTSTSISTLKMKDIENAAPRTTAEIFRTIPGIRSESSGGEGNSNITVRGVPVSAGGSRYLLIQEDGLPVMQFGDIAFGTQDQFTRFDSFVSRVEALRGGSASVFASNSPAGIINFITKTGEKQGGSIIQQVGLNYRNYRTDFDYGAPIGNNTFISAGGFYRVGDGPRKTGFNSNNGGQFRISLLKKFENGSFRIYAKVLDDRTAAYMPMPVSVTGTDSHPKWSSVSGYNALTGALQTINLQHDRTVGGNGNILDSDISDGMHSVSKAIGAEFNYDLGDGWKFEEKMRYAANGGQFIAPFPASVGTGTEILSTIPGYARAVYSGTNTAVDMNAYYMKMHLFNVTLNNFNNFFNDFNFSKKWDGVKLNAGLYKGLQNINMSWVWNTYLQEVSDNNARLIDVYNAAGTAITDHGLLAYGVPAWGNLNRNYNTKYDVTAPHAQIEINATDKLTIDAGARYDFGRVSGSFSGVTNTKTVRDMNGNGVIDIPEQNVATNDNINVPVNYRYGIFGYSVGANYALNSRNAVFARVSQGGSASADRILFSGYNYTNNDDPALDAVKVNKVNQLEAGYKLRGAQYFLNTTLFLANTTEANFEATTQRKTENKYQSYGVELDGYYKISRMFDIKAGLTYTHAEIRNALDPAIIGNMPRRTPKLMYTVNPNFNVEKLSVGFYLIGVTKSYTQDSNKLMMPAYAIVNPYISYQVLKNLSVAVNGNNVFNTIAVTEAEEGSLVGGNGIIRARTLPGNSYSVSVKFDF; encoded by the coding sequence ATGGAATCAAAAACATTTACCAGATTGCTTATTTTCGGCGCAATGAATACCGCAGCATTCATGTTTGCCCAAAATACTGCCAATGATACCATTACCAGAGATAAAGCCATTGACGAAGTGGTGATTACGGGGAATGCCAATCCAAAGGCTTCTATTAAAACCAGTACTTCCATTTCCACATTGAAAATGAAAGACATTGAAAATGCAGCGCCCAGGACGACCGCAGAAATTTTCAGGACGATCCCGGGAATCCGTTCGGAATCATCCGGCGGGGAAGGGAATTCCAATATTACCGTGAGAGGGGTGCCGGTGTCTGCAGGAGGATCTAGGTATCTGTTGATTCAGGAAGACGGTTTGCCGGTGATGCAGTTCGGGGACATCGCTTTCGGGACTCAGGACCAGTTCACACGTTTTGATTCGTTTGTTTCCCGTGTGGAAGCCTTACGAGGAGGTTCAGCATCGGTATTTGCCAGCAATTCTCCGGCCGGGATCATTAACTTTATCACTAAGACAGGCGAGAAACAGGGCGGAAGCATCATTCAGCAGGTAGGCCTGAACTACAGGAATTACAGAACTGATTTTGATTACGGAGCGCCGATAGGAAACAATACCTTCATCAGTGCCGGCGGATTTTACAGGGTAGGCGACGGGCCGAGAAAGACGGGATTCAATTCCAATAACGGAGGACAGTTCAGGATTTCATTGCTTAAAAAATTTGAGAACGGAAGCTTCAGGATCTATGCGAAAGTCCTGGATGACCGTACAGCAGCCTATATGCCCATGCCTGTTTCTGTAACCGGAACAGACAGCCATCCGAAATGGTCTTCAGTATCAGGTTACAATGCACTTACCGGTGCTTTGCAGACCATCAACCTTCAACACGACAGGACCGTTGGAGGCAATGGCAATATCCTGGACAGTGATATTTCAGACGGGATGCATTCCGTATCCAAGGCAATCGGCGCAGAATTCAACTATGACCTGGGAGACGGGTGGAAATTTGAAGAAAAAATGCGGTATGCAGCTAATGGCGGACAGTTTATAGCCCCGTTCCCAGCGAGTGTAGGAACAGGAACAGAAATCCTTTCTACTATTCCGGGATATGCCAGAGCGGTATACAGCGGAACCAATACAGCGGTGGATATGAATGCTTATTACATGAAAATGCACCTGTTCAATGTAACCCTGAATAATTTCAATAACTTTTTCAACGATTTCAATTTCAGCAAGAAATGGGATGGGGTAAAACTCAATGCGGGACTGTACAAAGGGCTTCAGAATATCAATATGTCATGGGTATGGAATACCTATCTTCAGGAAGTCAGCGATAACAATGCAAGGCTGATCGATGTATACAATGCCGCAGGAACAGCCATAACAGACCATGGATTGCTGGCGTACGGTGTTCCGGCATGGGGCAACCTAAACAGGAACTACAATACCAAATATGATGTAACGGCACCGCATGCCCAGATTGAAATCAATGCAACGGATAAGCTGACGATTGATGCAGGCGCAAGGTATGACTTCGGAAGGGTGTCGGGAAGTTTCTCCGGAGTAACGAATACCAAAACGGTGCGTGATATGAACGGCAACGGCGTTATCGATATTCCTGAACAGAATGTAGCCACCAATGACAATATCAATGTTCCGGTAAACTACAGATACGGAATCTTCGGATATTCCGTAGGAGCCAACTATGCACTGAATAGCCGTAACGCGGTATTTGCAAGGGTGAGCCAGGGCGGAAGTGCTTCTGCAGACAGAATCCTGTTTTCGGGCTATAACTATACGAATAATGATGATCCGGCACTGGACGCTGTAAAAGTGAATAAAGTCAACCAGCTGGAAGCAGGGTATAAATTGAGAGGTGCTCAGTATTTCCTGAATACAACCCTGTTCCTTGCCAATACTACAGAGGCTAATTTTGAGGCTACTACACAAAGAAAGACTGAGAATAAATATCAATCTTATGGTGTGGAACTGGACGGATACTACAAAATCAGCAGGATGTTCGATATTAAAGCAGGACTTACCTACACCCACGCAGAAATCAGAAATGCACTGGACCCTGCCATCATCGGAAATATGCCAAGAAGAACACCAAAGCTGATGTATACGGTAAACCCTAATTTTAATGTTGAAAAATTAAGTGTTGGGTTCTATCTCATCGGTGTAACCAAATCCTATACTCAGGATTCCAATAAGCTGATGATGCCGGCTTATGCCATTGTAAACCCTTATATCTCTTACCAGGTGCTGAAAAACCTTTCCGTAGCCGTTAATGGAAATAATGTATTCAATACCATTGCCGTAACCGAAGCCGAAGAAGGTTCTCTAGTTGGCGGTAACGGAATCATAAGAGCCCGTACTTTACCGGGAAACAGTTATAGTGTAAGTGTTAAATTTGATTTTTAA
- a CDS encoding LacI family DNA-binding transcriptional regulator, with translation MKRITIKDLAEMLNISTSTVSRALKDHPDISSAVKQKVKEAAETFNYVPNDFAINFRKKSSKVIGLIIPEISMFFIPSIIKGISSVLHKEGYHFFMLSSEESYQIEEENLLTCINSRVDGIIISLTRNTHDLNHLDKIKAMGIPAVIFDKTLPQKEYDEVIFDNAKNMVMAADQLAAADCRKVLAVFGDENLEMTQVRKDFFLKEISRFPDIKYKLVYCNSADTVKDKLDILLDYEDFDGFFAMSDETLAGLHSMLIKKNIRGNSVKVVAISEGTLPKYLDLSYECLINDGFKMGMTAAIRLLHLIRSQNMAQAAQTFYI, from the coding sequence ATGAAAAGAATTACCATAAAAGACCTGGCTGAAATGCTTAATATCAGCACTTCTACCGTATCGCGTGCCCTAAAAGACCATCCGGATATCAGCAGTGCTGTAAAACAGAAAGTAAAAGAGGCAGCAGAGACGTTTAATTATGTTCCCAATGACTTTGCCATTAACTTCCGGAAAAAATCTTCCAAAGTTATTGGTCTGATTATTCCTGAAATCTCCATGTTCTTCATTCCTTCCATCATCAAAGGCATTTCATCGGTACTCCATAAGGAAGGATATCATTTCTTTATGCTGTCTTCTGAAGAGTCTTATCAGATCGAAGAAGAAAATCTTCTTACCTGCATCAACTCCAGAGTAGACGGCATCATTATTTCACTGACCCGGAATACCCATGACCTGAACCACCTTGATAAGATCAAAGCCATGGGAATTCCTGCCGTTATCTTTGATAAGACATTACCGCAAAAGGAATATGACGAGGTTATTTTTGATAATGCTAAGAATATGGTCATGGCAGCAGACCAGCTGGCAGCAGCAGATTGCAGAAAGGTCCTTGCAGTATTCGGGGATGAAAACCTGGAGATGACACAGGTAAGGAAAGATTTTTTCCTGAAAGAAATCAGCAGGTTTCCTGATATCAAATACAAGCTGGTATACTGCAATTCAGCGGACACCGTAAAAGATAAACTGGACATCCTTCTGGATTATGAGGATTTCGACGGCTTTTTTGCCATGAGTGATGAAACACTGGCAGGCCTGCACAGCATGCTGATCAAGAAAAATATCCGCGGCAACAGTGTAAAAGTCGTAGCCATCAGCGAAGGGACCCTGCCCAAATACCTGGATCTATCTTATGAATGCCTGATCAATGACGGTTTCAAAATGGGAATGACTGCCGCCATAAGGCTGCTGCATCTGATCCGGTCCCAGAATATGGCCCAGGCAGCGCAGACTTTTTATATCTGA
- a CDS encoding uridine kinase family protein: MIGDIIELNETHLATAGEILEILKRQFPLAQKHKIAVGIAGESGSGKSVTAFALQKVLQEINIKSLVLQMDDYFTLPPKTNHENRLLSLENIGPHEVNLKKLSGNIKDFKKGMPIIEKPLVHYRENSIRTEALEVEECKVIIVEGTYILELEDFDYKIFIDRNYKDTYKNRMQRNRDEQSDFVEKVLDIEHRIIRNFKNNADLILDKNYQPVIPQ, translated from the coding sequence ATGATTGGTGATATTATAGAATTGAATGAAACCCATCTGGCCACTGCCGGAGAAATATTGGAGATCCTGAAGAGGCAGTTCCCGTTAGCTCAAAAACACAAAATTGCTGTTGGGATTGCAGGTGAAAGCGGAAGCGGCAAATCTGTGACCGCTTTTGCCCTTCAGAAAGTGCTTCAGGAAATAAACATCAAGAGCCTCGTGTTGCAAATGGATGATTATTTTACGCTTCCGCCCAAAACCAACCATGAGAACCGCCTGCTTTCCCTGGAAAATATAGGTCCTCATGAAGTGAACCTGAAAAAGCTTTCCGGAAATATAAAGGATTTTAAGAAAGGAATGCCAATAATAGAAAAACCTCTGGTCCACTACCGCGAAAACAGCATCCGGACAGAAGCTTTGGAGGTTGAGGAATGTAAGGTGATCATTGTGGAAGGGACGTATATCCTAGAACTTGAAGATTTTGATTATAAAATATTCATAGACCGCAATTATAAGGACACCTATAAGAACCGTATGCAACGGAACCGTGATGAACAGAGCGACTTCGTAGAAAAGGTACTAGATATAGAGCATCGTATCATCCGGAATTTTAAAAATAATGCCGATCTTATCCTCGACAAAAACTATCAACCGGTAATTCCCCAATAG
- a CDS encoding response regulator codes for MPKKIIRNLQFGVGLSLLILIASSIASYVSIQNQMENRESLSKSRRSITAVKDVLIALLDAETGDRGYQLTGKENYLEPYNRSLIEFPKAIERAKALQIDDSNQLKRLADLEKNVNENMEHLRQIVQNKQRGVLLTQDQMMTSKFYMDKCRKLVQDFVQYEERQLEIKNKSLTKASTTTVIFIVLSAIAALVVTVFFYIKLRNDLIRREKLENELKAKDLEITRRVNAIRKIANQVANGDYSQKVVDTSEDDLGDLVGSLNHMTDSLKKSFEQINKSDWRQKGLAMLNESLVGNKSVKEVTENAMNQMIDYGKCINGAIYLLDDGMLKLSKAVGLEDAMKKVFEPGEGMVGQVFKNRKTRIFNDLDDNDFAVTFAGSKMKIDGILLAPIMVGRECYGVMELNSTTNFDQDRIEYCVEGTRNIAIALSAAKAREKEQRLLEETQAQAEELQMQHSELENLNTELEAQTQKLQASEEELRVQQEELMQTNSELEERSKLLEEKNHLIAERNIEIQKKAEELALSTKYKSEFLANMSHELRTPLNSILLLSRLMAENPDENLNEDQVESAKVIQSSGSSLLTLIDEILDLAKIESGKMTLEYQDVMIHEVVKDLQNLFNPLVQDKGIRFDIDIDQQLGSSIETDRLRLDQVLRNLLSNALKFTTEGSIGLQITKDPKQKNFINFTVKDTGIGIPEDKQHIIFEAFQQADGSTRRKFGGTGLGLSISREIARLLGGELTLKSKVNEGSEFTLSIPMNALSKEVHMQTDQDLVEIIQEDVQEIKQILDLEEPQPAKTSMVLEIPEDVADDRDDIGEGDRVILIIEDDTHFAKALLKYARMQQYKGVVVVRGDHALSAALQYRPSAVLLDVQLPVRDGWQVMDELKNNSQTKHIPVHMMSSLQVKKESLMRGAIDFINKPVALEQMTDVFKKIEEALRKSPQKVLIVEENAKHASALHYFLSNFNISLSVEDNVEDSVKALTSEEVDCVILDVGPSRGNEYKIIESIKSYEGLENLPIIIFTERNLSKSEELKIKQYADSIVVKTAHSYQRILDEVGLFLHLVEEKNSSPEITRSKTLGSLTEVLSGKKILITDDDVRNIFSLTKALEKYKVEVVLAMDGKQALEQIKLHPDIDVILMDMMMPEMDGYETIRQIRKMPMFTRLPVIAVTAKSMIGEREKCITAGASDYISKPVDIDQLLSLLRVWLYES; via the coding sequence ATGCCGAAAAAAATCATACGGAATTTACAGTTCGGAGTCGGATTATCATTGCTTATCCTCATTGCCAGTTCCATAGCATCTTATGTGAGCATTCAGAACCAGATGGAGAACAGGGAAAGCCTGTCTAAGAGCCGACGGTCTATCACTGCGGTAAAAGACGTACTGATTGCCCTGCTGGATGCAGAAACGGGAGACCGCGGATATCAGCTGACCGGAAAAGAAAATTACCTTGAGCCTTATAACCGCAGCCTTATTGAGTTCCCGAAAGCTATAGAACGCGCGAAAGCCCTCCAGATTGATGATTCCAATCAGCTTAAGCGGTTAGCTGATCTGGAAAAAAACGTCAACGAGAACATGGAGCATCTCAGGCAGATTGTCCAGAATAAGCAAAGAGGCGTTCTCCTGACCCAGGATCAGATGATGACCAGCAAATTCTACATGGATAAATGCCGGAAACTGGTTCAGGACTTCGTCCAGTATGAAGAGCGGCAACTGGAAATTAAAAATAAAAGCCTTACAAAAGCCTCTACCACAACGGTTATATTTATCGTTCTTTCTGCCATTGCCGCCTTGGTGGTTACGGTATTTTTTTATATTAAACTGCGCAATGACCTGATCAGACGTGAGAAACTCGAAAATGAGCTTAAAGCAAAGGACCTTGAGATCACAAGACGGGTAAATGCCATCCGAAAAATTGCCAACCAGGTAGCCAATGGCGACTACAGCCAGAAAGTTGTGGACACCTCCGAAGATGATCTCGGAGACCTGGTCGGGTCCCTGAACCACATGACGGATTCCCTGAAAAAGTCTTTTGAGCAGATCAACAAAAGCGACTGGCGCCAGAAGGGCCTTGCAATGCTGAATGAATCGCTGGTAGGAAATAAATCCGTAAAAGAAGTGACCGAAAATGCCATGAATCAGATGATTGATTACGGAAAATGCATCAATGGAGCCATTTACCTTCTGGATGACGGAATGCTGAAACTCAGCAAGGCCGTCGGACTGGAAGATGCCATGAAAAAGGTGTTTGAACCCGGTGAAGGCATGGTAGGGCAGGTTTTCAAAAACAGGAAAACAAGGATCTTTAATGACCTTGATGATAATGATTTTGCCGTTACCTTTGCCGGCAGCAAAATGAAAATTGACGGTATTCTCCTGGCTCCTATTATGGTGGGAAGGGAATGTTATGGGGTTATGGAACTGAATTCCACAACGAATTTCGACCAGGACAGGATAGAATACTGTGTTGAAGGCACAAGGAACATTGCCATTGCACTTTCTGCTGCCAAAGCCCGTGAAAAGGAACAACGCCTGCTGGAAGAGACCCAGGCCCAGGCAGAAGAACTGCAGATGCAGCATTCTGAACTCGAAAACCTCAATACGGAACTTGAAGCACAGACCCAAAAGCTCCAGGCTTCTGAAGAAGAACTGAGGGTGCAGCAGGAAGAACTCATGCAGACCAACAGTGAACTGGAGGAACGTTCTAAACTGCTGGAAGAGAAAAACCACCTGATTGCCGAACGGAATATTGAAATCCAGAAAAAGGCAGAGGAATTGGCATTAAGCACAAAATATAAATCTGAGTTCCTGGCGAATATGTCGCATGAACTGCGCACACCGCTGAACTCAATCCTCCTGCTGTCCCGTCTTATGGCTGAAAATCCTGATGAAAACCTGAATGAAGACCAGGTAGAATCTGCCAAAGTGATCCAGAGCTCCGGAAGCAGTCTTCTTACCCTTATTGACGAGATTCTTGACCTGGCTAAGATAGAATCTGGAAAAATGACGCTGGAATACCAGGATGTCATGATCCATGAAGTGGTGAAAGACCTGCAGAACCTGTTCAATCCGTTGGTACAGGACAAAGGAATCCGTTTTGACATCGATATCGATCAACAGTTAGGCAGTTCTATAGAAACAGACCGGCTCAGGCTGGACCAGGTACTTCGTAACCTTCTGTCCAATGCGCTTAAATTCACCACGGAGGGCAGCATAGGATTGCAGATCACGAAAGATCCGAAACAGAAAAACTTTATCAACTTCACGGTGAAAGATACCGGCATCGGAATCCCGGAAGACAAGCAGCATATCATTTTCGAAGCCTTCCAGCAGGCAGACGGGTCTACGCGCAGAAAATTTGGCGGTACCGGCCTCGGACTTTCCATCAGCCGTGAGATCGCAAGGCTTTTAGGAGGTGAACTGACGCTGAAAAGCAAGGTCAATGAAGGAAGTGAGTTCACGCTTTCTATCCCGATGAATGCACTGTCGAAAGAAGTGCATATGCAGACCGATCAGGATCTGGTAGAAATTATCCAGGAAGACGTACAGGAAATCAAACAGATCCTGGACCTGGAAGAACCGCAGCCGGCAAAGACTTCCATGGTACTGGAAATTCCGGAAGATGTAGCTGATGACCGTGACGATATCGGTGAAGGCGACAGGGTAATCCTGATTATTGAAGACGACACGCATTTTGCCAAAGCGCTCCTGAAATATGCCCGGATGCAGCAGTACAAAGGTGTGGTAGTGGTGCGTGGGGACCATGCGCTTTCTGCAGCCTTACAGTATCGGCCGTCAGCTGTCTTACTGGATGTACAGCTCCCGGTAAGGGACGGATGGCAGGTGATGGATGAACTGAAGAATAATTCCCAGACCAAACATATTCCGGTACACATGATGTCCTCCTTGCAGGTGAAAAAAGAAAGCCTGATGCGGGGCGCTATAGATTTCATCAACAAACCGGTTGCATTGGAACAGATGACGGATGTATTCAAAAAAATTGAGGAAGCACTGCGCAAATCCCCACAGAAGGTACTGATCGTGGAAGAAAATGCCAAGCATGCCAGCGCGCTGCATTATTTCCTGAGCAATTTTAACATCTCACTTTCCGTAGAGGATAATGTTGAAGACAGTGTAAAAGCGCTGACTTCTGAAGAGGTGGACTGCGTCATCCTCGATGTAGGACCGTCCAGGGGCAATGAATATAAAATTATCGAGTCCATTAAAAGCTATGAAGGGCTGGAAAATTTACCGATCATCATATTTACGGAACGGAATTTATCCAAATCCGAAGAACTGAAGATCAAGCAGTATGCAGACTCCATTGTCGTAAAAACAGCTCACTCCTACCAGAGGATCCTGGATGAAGTAGGCTTATTCCTGCACCTGGTAGAGGAAAAGAACAGCTCTCCCGAAATCACCCGGAGCAAAACCCTGGGATCGCTTACCGAAGTCCTGAGCGGAAAAAAGATCCTGATTACGGATGATGACGTAAGGAATATTTTCTCCCTGACCAAAGCACTGGAAAAATATAAAGTGGAAGTAGTTCTCGCGATGGATGGCAAGCAGGCACTGGAACAGATCAAGCTGCATCCGGATATCGATGTTATCCTGATGGATATGATGATGCCGGAAATGGACGGCTATGAAACCATCCGGCAGATCAGGAAAATGCCGATGTTTACAAGGCTTCCTGTAATTGCCGTTACGGCAAAGTCCATGATCGGAGAACGGGAAAAATGCATTACGGCCGGTGCTTCGGATTATATTTCCAAGCCGGTGGATATTGATCAGCTCCTGTCCCTGTTACGTGTCTGGTTGTATGAAAGTTAA
- a CDS encoding sensor histidine kinase, producing the protein MILIVDDNQNNIYSLKKLLESRDFQVDTATSGEEALGKALKNNYALIILDVQMPDMDGFEVAETFAGYSKTKEIPIIFLSAVNTEKRFITRGYASGGIDYVTKPIDPEILLLKVKTYYNLQEQNLAMKKTQQSLELEVKGRRESQVNMKSRIDYFHLMLEALPQIAFILNEDGKVDFVNARWYEYAASDKEFPETHPDDLNIQEEFDLCRKRGKPLDLEVRLRNRESGDYRYHLLRMSPVHESNAVKNWVGTFTDIEDQKKVEKEKDEFLSIASHELKTPLTSIKAYIQLLERKLKLDDSCSEAGFVTKALTQIEKLNTLINDLLDVSKIENGKLKINKKPGNLETVIHNSIETILQTHEENNIRIERHGTRPDMIMSFDEIRIEQVLINFLSNAIKYSPRNQQIIVTTFVDDEGVKVSITDFGIGIPEFKQEAVFSKFYRVEESSLQFQGMGIGLYICSEIIKQHHGTIGLSSKVNEGSTFYFTLPLH; encoded by the coding sequence ATGATCTTAATTGTTGATGATAATCAAAACAACATCTATTCCCTAAAAAAGCTGTTGGAATCCAGGGATTTCCAGGTAGATACAGCCACTTCCGGGGAAGAGGCGTTAGGAAAAGCACTTAAAAATAATTATGCACTGATTATTTTAGATGTACAGATGCCGGACATGGATGGTTTTGAAGTGGCAGAAACATTTGCCGGATACAGTAAAACCAAAGAGATCCCCATTATATTTTTATCCGCAGTAAATACCGAAAAGAGATTTATAACCCGCGGATATGCTTCCGGAGGTATTGATTACGTAACGAAGCCTATCGATCCGGAAATCCTGCTCTTAAAAGTAAAAACCTATTATAACCTTCAGGAGCAGAACCTGGCCATGAAGAAAACACAGCAAAGTCTGGAGCTGGAAGTAAAAGGGAGAAGGGAATCGCAGGTAAACATGAAGTCGAGGATAGATTACTTTCACCTTATGCTGGAAGCCCTTCCTCAGATTGCTTTCATCTTGAATGAAGATGGGAAAGTTGATTTCGTGAATGCCCGCTGGTATGAATATGCTGCCTCAGATAAAGAATTCCCGGAAACCCATCCGGATGACCTTAATATACAGGAAGAATTTGACCTCTGCCGAAAGAGAGGAAAGCCGCTGGATCTTGAAGTACGGCTCAGGAACAGGGAATCCGGCGACTACCGTTACCATCTGCTCCGGATGTCTCCGGTACACGAAAGTAATGCCGTCAAAAACTGGGTCGGTACCTTTACGGATATCGAGGACCAGAAAAAAGTGGAAAAGGAGAAAGACGAATTCCTGAGTATCGCCAGCCATGAGCTGAAAACACCATTAACCAGTATAAAAGCATACATCCAGTTGCTGGAACGCAAGCTGAAACTGGACGACTCCTGCTCGGAAGCCGGATTCGTCACGAAGGCGCTTACGCAGATTGAAAAACTGAATACCCTGATCAATGATCTCCTGGATGTCTCCAAAATAGAAAACGGCAAACTGAAAATCAATAAGAAGCCGGGTAATCTGGAGACCGTAATCCACAATTCCATTGAAACCATCCTGCAGACGCATGAAGAGAATAACATCCGTATAGAGCGCCATGGCACCAGGCCGGATATGATCATGTCTTTTGATGAAATACGTATCGAACAGGTCCTCATTAACTTTCTGTCCAATGCCATCAAATACTCACCGAGAAACCAGCAGATCATCGTAACGACGTTTGTGGATGATGAAGGCGTAAAAGTGAGCATTACAGATTTTGGGATCGGTATCCCGGAATTCAAGCAGGAAGCCGTTTTCAGTAAGTTCTACCGTGTTGAAGAATCTTCACTCCAGTTTCAGGGTATGGGCATCGGCCTATACATCTGTTCTGAAATCATCAAACAGCATCATGGAACTATCGGACTGTCAAGCAAAGTCAACGAAGGTTCCACATTTTATTTTACCCTACCTTTACATTAA
- a CDS encoding glycoside hydrolase 100 family protein, whose protein sequence is MFKEEALHVIRKSVTEEGLLASAQQKDNYARVWARDSMMTGYAGILVNDGEILSGLEKSILTLAKHQAGNGQIPSNVVQGKASFGTHVGRTDATTWWVAITCEYLKGSGNSSLEDQLKEPLYRALSCLKTWEYNQRGLVYSPLGGNWADEYVTSGYTLYDNVLRYWALKNVAGLYEDDDLKDLAETTRQLIQDNFIKNESGIARYHETAYARASAKPYFWAALNANGYDERFDLAGNALALYLDFDLDINAFSDFLTEISQEFSHWMLPAFYPVIFPGDDDWRLLENNYSYSFKNEPYHFHNGGSWPIFLGWLSLGLKRKGIQHIPEQILVQYESLMNEKGHHFREYYSTDKLLPLGTEQLCFSASGYLMMIREPAALNPL, encoded by the coding sequence ATGTTCAAGGAAGAAGCTTTACATGTGATCAGGAAATCGGTCACGGAAGAAGGTTTGCTAGCGTCGGCGCAGCAGAAAGACAATTACGCCAGGGTGTGGGCAAGGGATTCTATGATGACAGGGTATGCCGGAATCCTGGTGAATGACGGTGAAATTCTTTCCGGATTGGAAAAATCTATCCTGACACTGGCCAAACATCAGGCCGGAAACGGGCAGATTCCTTCGAATGTGGTTCAGGGAAAAGCCAGTTTCGGAACGCATGTCGGCCGGACTGATGCTACGACATGGTGGGTAGCCATCACCTGTGAATATCTGAAGGGATCAGGGAACTCTTCGTTAGAGGATCAACTGAAAGAACCGCTTTACAGGGCACTTTCATGCCTCAAAACCTGGGAATACAATCAGCGCGGATTGGTGTACAGTCCGCTCGGAGGCAACTGGGCAGATGAATATGTAACCTCTGGCTATACACTTTATGATAATGTCCTCAGGTACTGGGCTTTAAAAAATGTTGCTGGGCTTTATGAAGATGATGATTTAAAAGACTTAGCGGAAACAACCAGACAGCTGATCCAGGACAATTTCATAAAAAATGAATCCGGCATAGCCAGATACCACGAGACGGCCTATGCCAGAGCTTCAGCAAAACCCTATTTCTGGGCAGCGTTGAACGCGAACGGATATGACGAACGTTTTGACCTTGCCGGGAATGCACTGGCGCTGTACCTTGATTTTGATCTTGATATCAATGCTTTTTCAGATTTTCTTACTGAAATAAGCCAGGAGTTCAGCCACTGGATGCTTCCTGCTTTCTATCCGGTGATTTTTCCCGGTGATGATGACTGGAGACTGCTCGAAAACAATTACAGCTACAGCTTTAAAAATGAGCCATACCATTTCCATAACGGAGGCTCGTGGCCCATTTTCTTGGGTTGGCTCTCCCTTGGTCTGAAAAGAAAAGGCATACAACATATCCCGGAACAGATTCTGGTACAGTATGAATCCCTGATGAACGAAAAGGGGCATCATTTCAGAGAGTATTATTCGACGGACAAATTATTGCCGCTCGGAACCGAGCAGCTTTGTTTTTCTGCCTCAGGATACCTGATGATGATCCGGGAACCTGCTGCCTTAAACCCTTTATAA
- a CDS encoding recombinase family protein, whose translation MDFKTLHIGKLIKKKVEESGLEMSRICGFLQLEEKDIKLMYESPSIKTEVLLRWSKLLKHDFFRLYSQHLILYPVPPQETNPNKTKTHKSKLPEFRKNIYTQEVIDYILELLQSGQKTKLEIVEEYRIPKTTLYKWISKNKAKNKSQD comes from the coding sequence ATGGATTTTAAAACACTGCATATCGGAAAGCTGATCAAGAAAAAAGTGGAGGAAAGCGGACTGGAAATGTCACGCATCTGTGGTTTTCTACAGCTGGAAGAAAAAGACATCAAGTTGATGTACGAATCTCCAAGCATTAAAACTGAAGTGCTGCTGAGGTGGAGTAAACTTCTTAAACACGATTTTTTCAGGCTTTACAGTCAACATTTGATTTTATATCCCGTACCACCACAGGAGACTAACCCTAATAAGACAAAGACCCATAAAAGCAAACTCCCGGAATTCCGCAAGAATATCTATACCCAGGAGGTGATCGATTACATTCTGGAGCTGTTACAATCCGGACAGAAGACGAAGCTGGAAATCGTAGAGGAATACCGCATTCCAAAAACCACTTTGTATAAATGGATCAGTAAGAATAAAGCAAAAAACAAATCCCAGGATTAA